The Verrucomicrobiota bacterium genome contains the following window.
GTTCGTGCTGAACGGCGATCCGTCAAAGGCCGACTTCAAGGTGCCTGACCTGCTCCCGCCAAAGGAAATCGGCGAAGCGCGGCTCGCGCGGCGGCGGGAGTTGCGGCAGGTCGTGGACGACACGGTGAAGAGCTTCGAGTCGAGCGAGAGCGCGAAATTGATGGACGCGAACTTCCACTCGGCCTACCGGCTGATGACGAGCGCCAGGGCGCGCGAAGCGTTCGACCTCACGAGGGAGCCGGCGAAGGTGCGCGAGCGCTACGGGCTGACACGCTTCGGCCAGTGCTGCCTGCTGGCGCGGCGGCTCGTCGAGGCGGGCGTACGCTTCGTCACCATCAACACCTTCATCACCGTCTTCAACGAAATCACGTGGGACATCCACGGCTCGAAACCGTTCACCTCCATCGAAGGCATGCGCGACATCGTGGCGCCGATGTATGACCAGGGTTACAGCGCGCTCATCGAAGACCTCGCGCAGCGCGGCCTGCTCGGTGACACGCTCGTCTGCAACCTCGCCGAGTTCGGCCGAACGCCCCGCGTGAATCCCGCCGGCGGCCGCGACCACTGGCCGCAGTGCTGGACAATTTATTTCGCCGGCGGCGGCGTGAAGGGCGGCCGCGTGGTCGGCAAATCCGACGAAATCGGCGGCTACCCCGCCGAACGGCCGGTGAAGCCCGCGGAAGTCGTCGCCACCATCTATCACAGCCTCGGGCTCGACCTCGACGCGCACCTGCCCGGCCCGCAGAGCCGGCCGTTCCCGCTGGTGGACTTCGGCAC
Protein-coding sequences here:
- a CDS encoding DUF1501 domain-containing protein — its product is MLKVTGNGSTITCDGVTRRDFLQVGTLGAIGLSLADAAALQAAAAADKSKDKRSCIMIFNLGAPSQLDTFDPKPDAPREIRGPFKPISTKGDFQLTEILPQHAKVADKFSLVRSTYHTAAAVHDTGHQMLQTGRLFSGGIITPHAGCALEFLKGRRTELPAHVMLPETMGPTGGNLPHGQDAGFLGKAYDPFVLNGDPSKADFKVPDLLPPKEIGEARLARRRELRQVVDDTVKSFESSESAKLMDANFHSAYRLMTSARAREAFDLTREPAKVRERYGLTRFGQCCLLARRLVEAGVRFVTINTFITVFNEITWDIHGSKPFTSIEGMRDIVAPMYDQGYSALIEDLAQRGLLGDTLVCNLAEFGRTPRVNPAGGRDHWPQCWTIYFAGGGVKGGRVVGKSDEIGGYPAERPVKPAEVVATIYHSLGLDLDAHLPGPQSRPFPLVDFGTQPVKELFA